One window from the genome of Leucobacter aridicollis encodes:
- a CDS encoding carboxyl transferase domain-containing protein gives METLASQARPASAEYRANEDAHRAAVNALRERLAEIALGGSEASRERHVGRGKLLPRDRVERLVDRGSPLLEVGALAADGVYDDDIPAAGLITAVGEIHGRKVMIIANDPTVKGGTYMPLTVKKHLRAQEIAAENELPCVSLVDSGGAFLPLQDDVFPDREHFGRIFYNQARMSARGIAQIAAVMGSSTAGGAYVPAMSDEVVIVREQGTIFLGGPPLVKAATGEVVSAEELGGGVTHTRDSGVADHPAENDEHALEIVRDIIAQLPAPPPRAWDVTEPEEPAVDPSQLYGVVPPEPQSPYDAREIIARIVDGSRFHEFKRDFGSTLVTGFARIEGHPVGIIANNGVLFAESAQKGAHFVQLCDTRKIPLVFLQNLSGFMVGREYERGGIAKHGAKMVTAVACARVPKLTVIVGGSFGAGNYAMSGRAYSPRFLWMWPTSRIGVMGGPQAASVLATVKRDQIEAKGGTWSAEEEAEFSRPTLERFAEQSDARYASARLWDDGIIDPLDTRAVLGLALDTVSRAPLADQGYGIFRM, from the coding sequence ATGGAGACTCTCGCGAGCCAGGCGAGACCTGCAAGTGCCGAGTACCGCGCGAACGAGGACGCACACAGGGCGGCAGTGAATGCGCTGCGCGAGCGCCTCGCTGAGATCGCGCTCGGCGGCAGCGAGGCGTCGCGCGAACGCCACGTCGGGCGTGGCAAGTTGCTCCCGCGAGATCGAGTCGAGCGCCTCGTCGATAGGGGGAGCCCGCTGCTCGAAGTCGGAGCCCTGGCTGCCGACGGTGTCTACGACGACGACATCCCGGCCGCAGGGCTCATCACCGCTGTCGGCGAAATCCACGGCCGCAAGGTCATGATCATCGCGAATGATCCGACAGTGAAGGGCGGCACCTACATGCCGCTCACGGTGAAGAAACACCTTCGTGCGCAGGAGATCGCGGCCGAGAACGAGCTGCCGTGCGTGAGCCTCGTCGACTCGGGCGGCGCCTTCCTGCCGCTGCAGGACGACGTCTTTCCAGACCGCGAGCACTTCGGCCGCATCTTCTACAACCAGGCCCGCATGTCGGCGCGCGGCATTGCGCAGATCGCCGCCGTGATGGGGTCGAGCACCGCCGGCGGCGCCTACGTTCCCGCGATGAGCGACGAGGTCGTCATCGTGCGTGAGCAGGGCACCATCTTCCTTGGTGGCCCGCCGCTCGTGAAAGCCGCGACGGGTGAGGTCGTGAGCGCAGAGGAACTCGGCGGTGGCGTCACGCACACCCGCGACTCAGGGGTCGCAGATCACCCCGCGGAGAACGACGAGCACGCGCTCGAGATCGTGCGCGACATCATTGCGCAGCTACCGGCCCCCCCGCCGCGCGCCTGGGATGTCACCGAGCCGGAGGAGCCGGCGGTCGACCCGAGCCAGCTCTACGGCGTCGTGCCGCCCGAGCCGCAGTCGCCCTACGATGCGCGTGAGATCATCGCGCGAATCGTCGACGGTAGCCGCTTCCATGAGTTCAAGCGCGACTTCGGCTCGACGCTCGTCACTGGTTTCGCCCGCATCGAGGGGCACCCAGTCGGCATCATCGCGAACAATGGCGTGCTGTTCGCCGAGTCGGCCCAGAAGGGCGCGCACTTCGTGCAACTGTGCGACACCCGCAAGATCCCGCTCGTGTTCCTCCAGAATCTCTCGGGCTTCATGGTCGGCCGTGAATATGAGCGCGGCGGCATCGCGAAGCACGGCGCGAAGATGGTGACAGCCGTTGCCTGCGCCCGCGTGCCGAAGCTCACTGTCATCGTCGGCGGATCCTTCGGGGCGGGCAACTATGCAATGAGCGGCCGCGCCTACTCCCCGCGCTTTCTCTGGATGTGGCCGACGTCGCGTATCGGCGTGATGGGCGGCCCGCAGGCTGCATCCGTGCTCGCGACAGTGAAGCGGGATCAGATTGAGGCAAAGGGCGGCACGTGGAGCGCAGAAGAGGAAGCCGAGTTTTCGCGCCCAACCCTTGAACGCTTCGCCGAGCAAAGCGACGCACGCTACGCGAGCGCCAGGCTGTGGGACGACGGGATCATCGATCCACTCGACACTCGCGCGGTGCTTGGCCTCGCGCTCGATACAGTTTCGCGGGCGCCGCTCGCGGATCAGGGCTACGGAATCTTTCGGATGTGA
- a CDS encoding DUF2975 domain-containing protein, translated as MQQTHHTPEVSRGDRVAIWAFVVAGAAIVVFTAVQAVARVMAVLSQGPHEVFVALPPEATVSVEVGTGKMLALTEASGTIRVDTLPTPALIPGVAGPILAAVTTIVVTACLLALAASILRGSIFSRRNTALVVTAGITGLIGYSLANLASTMLANEAVRSAAGENLATTVFAADPLVYLLTAFTVAVVATAFAVGARLQRETEGLV; from the coding sequence GTGCAACAGACACACCACACCCCAGAGGTATCGCGGGGCGACAGAGTCGCGATTTGGGCATTCGTCGTCGCGGGCGCGGCAATAGTTGTGTTCACCGCCGTCCAGGCTGTCGCGCGAGTCATGGCGGTACTCAGCCAGGGCCCGCACGAGGTGTTCGTGGCACTCCCCCCGGAGGCAACCGTCTCAGTAGAGGTGGGAACCGGCAAGATGCTCGCACTCACCGAAGCGAGCGGCACGATCCGGGTTGACACGCTCCCCACCCCTGCACTCATCCCGGGCGTCGCCGGCCCAATCCTCGCCGCGGTGACAACGATCGTTGTGACGGCGTGCCTCCTCGCGCTCGCAGCCTCGATCCTTCGCGGGAGCATCTTCTCGCGGCGCAACACGGCGCTCGTCGTCACCGCAGGCATCACCGGCCTGATCGGTTACTCACTCGCGAATCTCGCCAGCACGATGCTTGCAAACGAAGCCGTCAGGTCCGCCGCCGGCGAGAACCTCGCGACGACAGTGTTCGCAGCCGACCCTCTCGTCTATCTCCTCACTGCCTTCACAGTCGCCGTCGTTGCGACAGCCTTCGCTGTCGGCGCTCGCCTCCAGCGCGAAACAGAGGGGCTCGTATGA
- a CDS encoding helix-turn-helix domain-containing protein: MTPAEPEDGHSIHCRLDELLTERGMTLTELADRVGVSIVNLSVLKNDRAKAIRFTTLTAICRALECEVGDLLVVTE; the protein is encoded by the coding sequence ATGACCCCGGCCGAGCCCGAAGACGGGCACTCAATCCACTGCAGACTCGACGAGCTCCTTACGGAGCGCGGCATGACGCTCACCGAGCTCGCTGATCGCGTCGGCGTGAGCATCGTGAACCTCTCGGTACTCAAGAACGATCGAGCAAAGGCGATTCGATTCACGACGCTCACCGCGATCTGTCGCGCCCTCGAGTGCGAGGTAGGAGACCTGCTCGTCGTCACTGAGTAA
- a CDS encoding TetR/AcrR family transcriptional regulator, with protein sequence MASSPREAAKAERRERYLEAAAALIAERGFSGVSIDLLGSAVGVSGPALYRHFSSKEDILTQLLVGASERLLAGYEAIIAEKLGDEETLRRLVRFHLDFATNERDVILAQERELVNLPEEPRRRVRSLQRRYVNGWVQITERLMPDASRADLTVRLHAVFGLLNSTPYSGSLASPSRVRDILADLALSALFTADSP encoded by the coding sequence ATGGCAAGTTCACCGAGGGAGGCCGCCAAGGCAGAGCGTCGCGAGCGCTACCTCGAGGCGGCGGCGGCCCTCATCGCCGAACGGGGTTTCAGCGGCGTCTCGATCGATCTGCTCGGCTCAGCTGTCGGAGTCAGCGGCCCAGCGCTCTACAGGCATTTCTCGAGCAAGGAAGACATTCTCACGCAGCTGCTCGTCGGCGCGAGTGAGCGGCTCCTCGCAGGCTACGAGGCGATCATCGCGGAGAAGCTCGGTGACGAGGAAACCCTGCGCAGACTCGTTCGCTTCCACCTCGATTTTGCGACGAACGAGCGAGACGTGATCCTCGCGCAGGAGCGCGAACTCGTGAACCTCCCGGAAGAGCCCCGCCGCCGAGTGCGCAGCCTCCAGCGCCGTTACGTGAACGGATGGGTGCAGATCACCGAACGTCTCATGCCGGACGCGAGCAGGGCGGATCTCACGGTCAGGCTGCACGCCGTCTTCGGCCTGCTCAATTCGACCCCGTACAGCGGCTCGCTCGCATCACCGTCCAGGGTGCGAGACATCTTGGCCGACCTCGCGCTCAGCGCGCTCTTCACTGCCGATTCTCCCTAG
- a CDS encoding HpcH/HpaI aldolase/citrate lyase family protein translates to MITGPALLFCPGDRPDRYAKAFERADSVIIDLEDAVAPGDKETARAALVATPLDPERVIVRVNPRTSEFFAADLAALAQTAYRAVMLPKAEQSSDLDGLEGYEVIALCETPIGIRDVDALAVDPRVAALTWGAEDLVAGIGGFKSRTPDGQLGQLAQYSRSRVLIAASAAGKPAYDTVHTDLANDEGLRSEASEAAASGFRGAMCLHPRQVPILREAYSPDATAIAWATGVLDAAASAASGVFAYNGQMIDEPLMRQARRIAEVAASARRPDAGGVPEG, encoded by the coding sequence GTGATTACAGGCCCTGCACTGCTGTTCTGCCCAGGGGATCGCCCAGACCGATACGCGAAGGCGTTCGAACGAGCCGACAGCGTCATCATCGACCTTGAAGACGCAGTCGCCCCTGGTGACAAGGAGACCGCGCGAGCTGCGCTTGTGGCGACGCCACTCGATCCTGAACGGGTCATCGTGCGCGTGAACCCACGGACCTCCGAATTCTTTGCAGCCGACCTCGCCGCCCTTGCGCAGACGGCGTACCGTGCGGTCATGCTCCCCAAAGCCGAGCAGTCGAGCGACCTTGACGGGCTCGAGGGGTACGAGGTGATCGCCCTCTGTGAGACCCCAATCGGCATTCGCGACGTCGACGCGCTCGCCGTAGACCCGCGGGTGGCGGCGCTCACCTGGGGTGCTGAAGACCTCGTTGCCGGGATCGGGGGCTTCAAGAGCCGCACGCCAGACGGTCAGCTCGGGCAGCTCGCACAGTACTCCCGTTCGCGCGTGTTAATCGCGGCGTCGGCCGCGGGTAAGCCCGCCTACGACACAGTGCATACAGATCTTGCGAATGATGAGGGGCTTCGCTCGGAAGCCTCTGAGGCGGCTGCCTCCGGGTTTCGCGGCGCGATGTGCCTCCACCCGCGCCAGGTTCCGATTCTGCGCGAGGCCTACTCGCCAGACGCGACGGCGATCGCGTGGGCGACAGGGGTGCTCGACGCCGCGGCCTCCGCGGCGAGCGGTGTCTTTGCATACAATGGCCAAATGATCGACGAACCGCTCATGCGCCAGGCGCGCCGCATTGCAGAAGTCGCGGCATCTGCTCGTCGCCCCGACGCCGGGGGAGTCCCGGAGGGCTGA
- a CDS encoding NUDIX hydrolase produces MVFEAGGQGAAEQSPSPVVPRRSASLLLVRDDPLRVLMLRRGSTRGAFPSALVFPGGVLEAADGATAVAHGHAHDDESAALRATAIRETWEEVGVLLARDPNGRLLTAPQVPTPIAAGAAGLGGVLGATAARLALDEVVPFGRWITPLGGKRRFDTDFFIARAPEGQEPTADGVEAVALRWVEPAEVPSLTSEMLLLPTRMNLRRLGSFRSVAEAVDAAPGLPRVAVMPTVGFDGAGNPVVRIPADAGYGITEFHPKDPGHFQFER; encoded by the coding sequence ATGGTGTTCGAAGCGGGCGGGCAAGGAGCGGCTGAACAGTCGCCCTCGCCGGTTGTGCCGCGACGGTCGGCGTCGCTCCTTCTCGTGCGTGATGACCCGCTGAGAGTGCTCATGCTCAGGCGGGGGAGCACGAGGGGTGCGTTTCCATCGGCGCTGGTGTTTCCCGGGGGCGTGCTCGAAGCGGCTGACGGCGCTACTGCGGTCGCCCACGGACACGCCCACGACGACGAGTCGGCCGCGTTGCGGGCGACGGCGATCCGTGAGACCTGGGAAGAAGTTGGCGTGTTGCTTGCCCGCGACCCAAACGGCCGACTGCTGACAGCGCCGCAGGTCCCCACCCCCATTGCGGCGGGTGCCGCGGGGCTCGGCGGCGTGCTCGGGGCAACCGCGGCTCGGCTCGCCCTTGACGAGGTCGTACCGTTTGGGCGGTGGATTACCCCGCTCGGCGGCAAGCGCCGGTTCGACACCGATTTCTTCATTGCCCGTGCCCCCGAGGGGCAGGAGCCGACCGCTGATGGGGTTGAGGCTGTCGCGCTGCGCTGGGTCGAACCAGCAGAGGTGCCCTCGTTGACGAGCGAGATGCTGTTATTGCCGACGCGCATGAACCTCAGGCGGCTCGGCTCATTTCGCTCTGTCGCCGAAGCCGTTGACGCGGCACCCGGTTTGCCCCGCGTTGCGGTCATGCCGACCGTGGGGTTTGACGGAGCGGGCAATCCTGTCGTGCGAATCCCCGCAGATGCGGGCTACGGCATTACCGAGTTTCACCCGAAAGACCCAGGGCACTTCCAATTCGAACGATAG
- a CDS encoding MaoC family dehydratase, which produces MTGRIFEQRGRYFEEFEEGDVYVHAPARTVTEADNVLFTTLTMNPQSLHLDAEWSASTEFGERLVNSMFTLSTMVGLSVAQLTQGTIVANLGMTDIRFPSPMRAGDTMTAETRILGKRLSKSRPGQGVVEFEHTARDQRGNVVAVAKRSTLMRCRPEGTASVDATGSAESSAHRTEGDA; this is translated from the coding sequence ATGACGGGACGCATTTTTGAACAACGTGGTCGATACTTCGAAGAGTTCGAGGAGGGCGACGTCTACGTGCACGCGCCAGCCCGCACAGTCACCGAGGCCGACAACGTGCTCTTCACCACACTCACGATGAACCCGCAGTCGCTGCACCTCGACGCCGAATGGTCTGCGTCGACAGAGTTCGGTGAGCGGCTCGTCAACAGCATGTTTACCCTGTCAACAATGGTTGGCCTGTCGGTCGCGCAGCTCACACAGGGCACCATCGTCGCGAACCTCGGCATGACTGACATCCGTTTCCCGTCGCCGATGCGCGCTGGCGACACGATGACCGCCGAGACCCGCATCCTTGGCAAGCGCCTCTCGAAATCGCGACCGGGCCAGGGAGTCGTCGAGTTCGAGCACACTGCGCGCGACCAGCGAGGCAACGTCGTGGCAGTCGCCAAACGATCCACTCTCATGCGCTGCCGCCCGGAGGGAACTGCAAGCGTCGACGCGACTGGCTCCGCCGAGTCCTCGGCACATCGTACTGAGGGGGACGCGTGA
- a CDS encoding ATP-binding protein, whose translation MAMFSSVLIANRGEIACRIIKTLRELGVRSVAVYSEVDAEAPHVRLADEAVALDGSEAGSAGGYLSVTQIVAAAKATGAEAIHPGYGFLSEQPALALACAEAGIVFVGPSVEALEVMGDKIRARERVSKRGVPVVPGVSEPGLSNDELLSRSAELAFPVLVKPAAGGGGKGMHAVAKPEDLADALATARREAKASFGDDTLFLERLITRPRHIEVQVVADSHGTVIHLGERECSLQRRHQKVIEEAPAPNLSDELRAKLAEAAVETARSIDYRGAGTVEFIVSADDPNDFAFMEMNTRLQVEHPVTEEVTGVDLVAAQLRVAAGEPLGIEQADVRLDGHSIEARIYAEDPRSGFLPTGGVLEAVSLPQGEGIRVDAALTEGSKITSDYDPMLAKVITWAPDRDGAIRLLRGALTDTVTLGVDTNVEFLRLLLDNADVRAGLLDTALIERVTPELAFRDPDDTVFAAAALVLYSREAAASTPRAAGLGWRVGEHAAARFRLRVAGQTETVRTVHVAGEPGVARVRVEGGEWRAAGVRVAERADSTQRPSGTAQVRIDGRTEHIHFVFDPRAVSAKPGAIDGALRLASGGAAWRFEDVVLERVTRSDAAAPELLSPMPGAVVAVHAEDGAAVAAGQPVLSVEAMKMEHVLRAPVAGTLVLRVAAGQQVGANEVLAEVTPDADAAGAETSELGSAEDTPSEAAKEGVAR comes from the coding sequence ATGGCGATGTTCTCTTCAGTACTTATTGCAAACCGCGGCGAGATCGCCTGCCGGATTATCAAAACCCTGCGCGAGCTCGGCGTCCGCTCGGTCGCCGTATACAGCGAGGTCGACGCGGAAGCGCCGCACGTGCGGCTCGCGGACGAGGCAGTCGCGCTTGACGGCTCAGAGGCGGGGAGTGCTGGCGGCTACCTCAGCGTCACGCAGATCGTCGCCGCCGCGAAGGCCACGGGGGCCGAGGCGATCCACCCGGGCTACGGCTTCCTCTCGGAGCAGCCTGCACTCGCACTCGCGTGCGCCGAAGCAGGGATCGTGTTCGTTGGACCCTCGGTCGAAGCCCTCGAAGTGATGGGCGACAAGATTCGCGCCCGCGAACGGGTCTCGAAGCGTGGCGTCCCTGTCGTACCCGGCGTTTCGGAGCCCGGGCTTTCAAACGATGAGCTCCTCTCGCGCTCTGCCGAGCTCGCTTTCCCAGTGCTCGTGAAGCCTGCCGCTGGTGGCGGCGGCAAAGGCATGCACGCAGTCGCGAAGCCCGAGGACCTCGCCGATGCGCTCGCGACTGCGCGGCGGGAAGCGAAGGCATCCTTCGGCGACGACACGCTCTTTCTTGAGCGACTCATCACGCGCCCTCGCCACATCGAGGTGCAGGTCGTCGCAGACAGCCACGGTACTGTGATCCACCTCGGCGAGCGCGAGTGCTCGCTGCAGCGCCGCCACCAGAAAGTCATCGAGGAGGCGCCAGCGCCGAACCTCAGCGACGAGTTGCGCGCCAAGCTCGCGGAGGCGGCTGTCGAGACTGCCCGTAGCATCGACTACCGCGGCGCTGGCACCGTCGAGTTCATCGTGTCGGCAGACGACCCGAACGACTTCGCATTCATGGAGATGAACACGCGACTGCAGGTCGAGCACCCAGTCACTGAGGAGGTCACTGGCGTCGATCTCGTCGCAGCGCAGCTGCGCGTCGCCGCTGGCGAGCCGCTCGGCATCGAACAGGCAGACGTGCGCCTCGACGGACACTCAATCGAGGCGCGCATTTACGCTGAGGACCCGCGCTCAGGCTTCCTGCCGACGGGCGGCGTGCTCGAGGCAGTCTCGCTGCCGCAGGGCGAGGGCATTCGAGTCGATGCGGCCCTGACCGAGGGATCAAAGATCACGTCTGACTACGATCCGATGCTCGCGAAAGTCATCACCTGGGCACCTGACAGGGACGGCGCGATCCGGCTGTTGCGCGGCGCACTCACAGACACCGTGACCCTCGGCGTCGACACAAACGTCGAGTTCCTGCGGCTGCTGCTCGACAATGCCGACGTCCGCGCTGGCTTGCTCGACACCGCGCTCATCGAGCGGGTCACACCCGAGCTCGCGTTCCGTGACCCAGACGATACTGTGTTCGCCGCGGCTGCCCTCGTGCTCTACTCGCGTGAAGCCGCAGCCTCGACACCCAGAGCCGCTGGGCTCGGCTGGCGCGTCGGCGAACACGCGGCGGCGCGCTTCCGCCTGCGAGTCGCAGGTCAGACTGAGACTGTGCGCACCGTGCACGTCGCGGGTGAGCCAGGCGTTGCGCGCGTGCGCGTCGAGGGGGGCGAGTGGCGCGCTGCGGGAGTCCGCGTAGCCGAGCGGGCAGACAGCACCCAGCGTCCGAGCGGAACCGCACAGGTCAGGATCGATGGGCGGACCGAGCACATCCACTTCGTCTTCGACCCCCGCGCCGTGAGCGCAAAACCAGGGGCGATTGATGGGGCGCTGCGACTTGCGAGCGGCGGTGCCGCCTGGAGATTCGAGGACGTCGTGCTCGAGCGCGTGACCCGCTCTGACGCTGCAGCCCCCGAACTCCTGTCGCCGATGCCTGGCGCAGTCGTCGCGGTGCACGCCGAGGACGGCGCAGCGGTGGCTGCTGGCCAACCGGTGCTCAGCGTTGAAGCGATGAAGATGGAGCACGTCCTTCGCGCTCCAGTCGCAGGCACGCTCGTGCTCCGCGTCGCCGCGGGGCAGCAGGTTGGCGCGAATGAGGTGCTCGCCGAGGTCACTCCTGACGCAGACGCCGCCGGGGCGGAGACGAGTGAACTAGGATCGGCGGAAGACACGCCGAGCGAGGCAGCCAAGGAGGGCGTAGCACGATGA
- a CDS encoding histidine phosphatase family protein, with translation MTATDTPVLALVRHGETEWNRARRIQGRTEVPLNDTGRAQARAAAAALAAHTWTSVHASPLGRAIETADIIGAALGLGSPAINAGLWERDFGEAEGLSVPDIEARWPGLSGIPGAEPLRDVAERSATAIASLYDTSPGGIVVAHGAMLRAGIQRLTGVDVPRILNGEIWLLRREATGYAATPLEAAAAKPLLQG, from the coding sequence ATGACTGCCACCGATACGCCCGTGCTCGCCCTCGTCCGCCACGGCGAGACTGAGTGGAACCGGGCCAGGCGCATTCAGGGCCGCACAGAGGTGCCGCTGAACGACACTGGCAGGGCGCAGGCTCGCGCCGCGGCCGCGGCCCTCGCGGCACACACCTGGACGTCAGTGCACGCCTCTCCCCTCGGCCGCGCAATCGAGACCGCAGACATCATTGGGGCCGCCCTTGGCCTCGGCTCCCCCGCGATCAACGCTGGGCTGTGGGAGCGCGATTTCGGCGAAGCCGAGGGACTCTCAGTTCCTGACATTGAGGCACGCTGGCCAGGCCTCAGCGGCATCCCAGGCGCGGAGCCGCTCAGGGACGTCGCCGAGCGCTCCGCGACAGCGATCGCCAGCCTCTACGACACCTCGCCCGGCGGCATTGTTGTTGCGCACGGGGCAATGCTGCGCGCCGGCATCCAGCGGCTCACTGGCGTCGACGTGCCGCGGATCCTGAACGGCGAAATCTGGCTGCTCCGGCGCGAGGCGACAGGCTACGCAGCGACGCCACTGGAAGCGGCCGCAGCGAAGCCGCTACTGCAGGGCTGA
- the cls gene encoding cardiolipin synthase, whose translation MEFFSGWNWAYIGAVVALIIDNAIRITALFVVPRNRRPTSGMAWLLAIFLLPVPGLIVFLIIGSNRLPKHREAKQDAINELVSSLAERENQGLISDIDAMSPGLESAVRLGQTLGAQPMLRGNLATMTIDYELSFHQIAAAIDRATEYVHVQFYILVHDETTDVVFEAMRNAVGRGVKVRVMLDHISAVRNPGRRRTAQSLEDMGAEWTYMLPVRPWRGEYQRPDLRNHRKLVVVDGKVGFTGSQNLVDSSYNKRGNIRRGLHWRDIMVRVEGPIVLGLEAVFQADWYLETDTYLEQLDIDSFETEFPGDLDCQIVPSGPGYAAENNLQVFVSLLYTARRRISITSPYFVPDGSIMNALRAATARGVEVELFVSEIGDQALVYHAQRSYYEELLNAGVRIWMYRPPFILHSKHFTIDDDVAVVGSSNMDPRSFGLNMEISMVVRGASFVRDLDEVTDYYRANSRELLPAEWAKQPVRSQLLDGLARLTSALQ comes from the coding sequence ATGGAGTTCTTTTCCGGCTGGAACTGGGCCTACATTGGCGCCGTCGTCGCCCTGATTATCGACAACGCGATCCGCATCACCGCGCTGTTTGTCGTGCCGCGCAACAGGCGTCCAACCTCAGGCATGGCCTGGTTGCTCGCGATCTTCCTGCTTCCTGTGCCTGGCCTGATCGTCTTTCTCATCATCGGCTCGAACCGGCTCCCCAAGCATCGCGAAGCGAAGCAAGACGCAATCAACGAGCTCGTTTCAAGCCTCGCGGAGCGCGAGAACCAGGGCCTGATCTCCGATATCGACGCGATGTCGCCCGGGCTCGAGAGTGCCGTCAGGCTCGGCCAGACCCTCGGTGCGCAGCCGATGCTGCGCGGCAACCTCGCGACCATGACGATTGACTACGAACTGTCGTTCCATCAGATCGCTGCCGCAATCGACAGGGCAACAGAGTACGTGCACGTGCAGTTCTACATTCTCGTGCATGACGAGACGACTGACGTTGTCTTTGAGGCGATGCGAAACGCAGTCGGGCGCGGCGTGAAGGTTCGCGTGATGCTCGACCATATCTCGGCTGTACGTAACCCGGGCCGCCGACGAACCGCGCAGAGTCTCGAAGACATGGGGGCGGAGTGGACATACATGCTCCCTGTGCGCCCGTGGCGTGGCGAGTACCAGCGCCCAGACCTTCGCAACCACCGCAAGCTCGTTGTCGTTGATGGCAAGGTCGGGTTCACGGGCTCACAGAACCTTGTCGACTCGAGCTACAACAAGCGCGGCAATATTCGACGGGGCCTGCACTGGCGAGACATCATGGTTCGGGTCGAGGGGCCGATCGTGCTCGGCCTCGAGGCAGTATTCCAGGCCGATTGGTACCTCGAGACTGACACGTACCTCGAGCAGCTCGATATTGATTCGTTCGAGACTGAGTTTCCGGGCGACCTCGACTGCCAGATCGTACCGAGCGGCCCCGGCTACGCGGCAGAGAACAACCTGCAGGTCTTCGTGTCGCTGCTCTACACCGCGCGCCGCCGGATCAGCATCACGAGCCCCTATTTCGTGCCTGACGGCTCGATCATGAACGCGCTTCGGGCCGCGACCGCCAGAGGGGTTGAGGTCGAGCTTTTCGTCTCAGAGATCGGCGACCAGGCGCTTGTGTATCACGCGCAGCGCTCGTACTACGAGGAGCTTTTGAACGCCGGGGTGCGTATCTGGATGTACCGCCCGCCCTTCATTCTGCACTCGAAGCACTTCACGATCGACGACGACGTTGCGGTGGTGGGATCCTCGAACATGGACCCGCGTTCGTTCGGTCTGAACATGGAGATCTCGATGGTCGTACGCGGGGCGAGTTTCGTGCGTGACCTCGACGAGGTCACCGACTACTATCGGGCGAACTCGCGGGAGCTGCTTCCCGCCGAATGGGCGAAGCAACCCGTTCGGTCGCAGTTGCTCGACGGCCTCGCCCGACTGACCTCAGCCCTGCAGTAG